The following proteins are co-located in the Anoplopoma fimbria isolate UVic2021 breed Golden Eagle Sablefish chromosome 18, Afim_UVic_2022, whole genome shotgun sequence genome:
- the LOC129107327 gene encoding phospholipase A2 inhibitor beta-like produces MYLWTLLTFTALAECAHSCPDLCSCSLQEVMCSQSALTHFPVDGLPSNTILLSIQSTNLSSITASHLSAVPLLNNLQLYHNNLKTLPSDLLKNVPHLNKLDLTGNQLVHLPSNVFSHDSLCSLVLKNNRIEKADADWLSGNSSITWLDLSGNRLTVVPAALLQKLPSLEDLDLSDNNLQDLQPDALKNLHHLERLNLAGNNLSSLKPTIFTHNLKLSQLFLQDNQLQELPGTLLQGLQHLELLLLNRNQLQHSPPGLLDDRKSSFRIILSGNPWVCDEKMEYLWKWLAVHPQNVIFLEEVTCAWPQALKHRQVDSLTDSELELHKIQNQ; encoded by the coding sequence ATGTACTTGTGGACGCTCCTGACTTTCACTGCACTGGCTGAATGTGCCCACTCTTGCCCAGATCTGTGCTCCTGCTCCTTGCAGGAGGTGATGTGCAGCCAAAGCGCCCTTACACATTTCCCTGTGGATGGTTTACCCTCCAACACCATTCTACTATCCATCCAGTCCACCAACCTCAGCAGCATTACAGCAAGCCATTTGAGTGCTGTGCCCCTTTTAAACAACCTCCAGCTGTATCACAACAACCTAAAAACCCTTCCTTCAGATCTACTGAAGAATGTTCCTCACTTGAACAAATTGGATCTGACAGGAAATCAGCTGGTTCATCTTCCTTCTAATGTTTTCAGCCATGACTCACTTTGTAGTCTTGTGCTGAAGAATAATAGGATTGAAAAAGCTGATGCTGATTGGTTGTCGGGCAACAGTAGCATCACCTGGTTGGATTTGTCTGGAAACCGTTTAACGGTTGTACCCGCCGCTCTTCTTCAGAAGCTGCCCAGTCTGGAGGATCTAGACTTGAGTGACAACAATCTGCAAGACCTACAACCCGATGCCCTAAAGAACCTGCACCACCTGGAGAGACTGAATCTCGCCGGTAACAACTTAAGCTCCTTGAAACCTACAATCTTCACCCACAACCTGAAACTATCTCAACTGTTTTTGCAAGATAATCAGCTCCAAGAGCTGCCAGGGACCCTCCTCCAGGGTCTTCAACATCTGGAACTTCTGCTGCTCAATCGGAATCAGCTGCAGCATTCCCCCCCGGGGCTGCTGGATGACAGAAAATCCTCTTTCCGGATCATCTTAAGTGGAAACCCCTGGGTGTGCGATGAGAAGATGGAGTATCTGTGGAAGTGGCTAGCTGTCCATCCTCAAAATGTCATCTTCTTGGAGGAGGTGACATGTGCATGGCCACAAGCTCTTAAACACAGACAAGTGGACTCTTTAACTGACAGTGAGCTTGAACTTCACAAGATTCAAAATCAGTGA
- the LOC129107260 gene encoding potassium voltage-gated channel subfamily F member 1-like, giving the protein MLVTRVFTFTVELCKKKKKEKKKSLSLGLFCGPVVNTMWGIQRTRYGDCSGSGASEETEIAVNIGGVKQVLYGDVLNRHPDTRLAELVDCSLKSSEEISSLCDDYDPDTGEFYFDRDPEAFKCIIELYYYGEIHMKRGICPICFMKEMEFWKIDSDFLDDCCQCHLKEVEDELAEIAEKVRTILVDREGDPSAAGWQRFQMCLWRLMEKPESSLPAHIIAIVSFIFILVSSVVMCVGTIPDLQVEDSEGNLTENPTLEVIETVCIGWFTIEYILRLISSPNKIKFVLAFMNIVDFMAIMPFFVVLILTSFGTGVMELTNVQQAVQALRIMRIARIFKLARHSSGLQTLTSALKSSFKELGLLLMYMGVGVFLFSALGYTMEQNHPETLFTSIPQSFWWAVITMTTVGYGDVYPKTTLGRCNAAISFLCGVIAIALPIHPIINNFVLFYNKQQVLETAAKHEIELMALRSGDGELEAEPGAHRHVCGSGVWGHMHSCHSDTHIPLLKDPRGGAGIQTPSMDTSFESTAEATEYSTEDSSEKNPNMLQQANIKQQNKK; this is encoded by the coding sequence ATGCTCGTAACTCGTGTTTTTACTTTCACGGTAgaattgtgtaaaaaaaaaaaaaaagaaaaaaagaaatctctgtCACTCGGGCTGTTTTGTGGACCTGTTGTCAACACAATGTGGGGGATCCAGCGGACGCGTTATGGAGACTGCAGCGGCTctggagccagtgaagagacgGAGATCGCTGTGAACATCGGCGGGGTGAAACAGGTGTTATATGGGGACGTGTTGAACCGCCACCCGGACACTCGGCTGGCAGAACTGGTCGACTGTTCACTTAAGTCTTCAGAAGAAATATCCTCACTATGTGACGACTACGACCCTGACACAGgagagttttattttgacagagaCCCCGAAGCGTTTAAGTGTATAATTGAGCTGTATTATTATGGAGAGATTCACATGAAACGAGGCATATGTCCGATTTGTTTCATGAAGGAGATGGAGTTCTGGAAGATCGACTCGGATTTTCTCGACGACTGTTGTCAGTGCCAcctgaaggaggtggaggatgaaCTCGCAGAGATAGCAGAGAAAGTGAGAACTATCCTGGTGGACCGGGAGGGAGACCCGTCTGCAGCTGGCTGGCAGCGCTTCCAGATGTGCCTCTGGAGGCTGATGGAGAAGCCGGAGTCCTCGCTGCCTGCGCACATAATCGCCatagtttcttttatttttatcctcGTCTCCTCCGTGGTGATGTGTGTCGGGACCATCCCCGACCTGCAGGTGGAGGACTCGGAGGGTAACCTTACCGAGAACCCAACTCTGGAGGTCATCGAGACGGTGTGCATCGGCTGGTTTACTATTGAATACATCCTGCGTTTGATCTCTTccccaaataaaataaaatttgtcCTGGCTTTCATGAACATCGTCGACTTCATGGCGATCATGCCCTTCTTCGTGGTGCTGATTCTGACCTCCTTCGGCACAGGAGTGATGGAGCTGACTAACGTGCAGCAGGCGGTGCAGGCTTTACGCATAATGCGCATTGCGCGCATTTTCAAGCTGGCTCGCCATTCCTCCGGACTCCAGACCCTCACATCTGCCCTGAAGAGCAGCTTTAAAGAGCTCGGGCTGCTCCTCATGTACATGGGTGTGGGGGTCTTCCTTTTCTCCGCATTGGGCTACACCATGGAGCAGAACCACCCGGAAACCTTGTTCACGAGCATCCCACAGTCGTTCTGGTGGGCTGTGATCACTATGACCACTGTGGGCTATGGAGACGTCTACCCCAAGACCACTTTAGGTCGGTGTAACGCGGCTATCAGCTTTCTGTGCGGGGTGATCGCCATAGCGCTGCCCATACACCCCATCATCAACAATTTCGTATTGTTCTACAACAAGCAACAGGTGCTGGAGACCGCTGCCAAGCACGAGATCGAGCTGATGGCACTGCGCTCCGGAGACGGCGAGCTGGAGGCTGAGCCCGGCGCCCACAGACACGTCTGCGGCTCAGGGGTCTGGGGCCACATGCACTCCTGTCACAGCGACACCCACATCCCCTTACTGAAGGACCCCAGAGGAGGGGCCGGGATCCAGACCCCCAGCATGGACACAAGCTTTGAAAGCACAGCCGAGGCCACTGAATATTCCACTGAAGACTCATCCGAAAAGAATCCGAACATGTTGCAACaagcaaacataaaacaacaaaacaagaaatga